From Glycine max cultivar Williams 82 chromosome 11, Glycine_max_v4.0, whole genome shotgun sequence, the proteins below share one genomic window:
- the LOC100797057 gene encoding uncharacterized protein: protein MKNLKMSVAEDKSQSEYEIMVKRNCRICYLSMDMDMTNHNNESAGNAMTPIELGCSCKEDLAAAHKHCAEAWFKVKGNKVCEICGSIARNVTVVAEVQTNEQWNEANNNASMVPPPTGPAPQAETRHLWQSQRFLNFILSCLVLAFVISWLFHFNMPS, encoded by the exons ATGAAGAACCTCAAAATGTCGGTTGCAGAGGATAAGTCTCAGTCTGAATATGAGATTATGGTGAAGAGGAATTGCAGGATTTGCTACCTCAGCATGGACATGGACATGACAAACCATAACAATGAATCAGCTGGGAATGCCATGACTCCCATTGAGCTGGGTTGTTCTTGTAAAGAGGATTTGGCTGCTGCTCACAAACACTGTGCTGAGGCTTGGTTCAAGGTCAAGGGTAACAA AGTTTGTGAAATCTGTGGATCCATTGCACGCAATGTAACTGTTGTAGCTGAAGTCCAAACGAATGAACAGTGGAATGAAGCAAATAATAATGCCTCAATGGTACCACCACCAACTGGACCTGCCCCCCAAGCAGAAACTCGACATCTCTGGCAGAGCCAACGGTTCCTGAATTTCATTCTTTCGTGTTTGGTCTTGGCTTTTGTCATATCCTGGCTTTTTCACTTCAATATGCCCTCATGA